A window of Gemmatimonadota bacterium contains these coding sequences:
- a CDS encoding GNAT family N-acetyltransferase: MAALRTAIEDRKSRWQISLLLDEQAVSGLGVVKKHMQIDSAVVKMGGIAGVWTDSNHRRKGYASQAMWESIALMERQNCDMSILFGIDDFYHRYGYAVVFADQSMWLKTSQLLSLNGPLKARRGRRADHEAMRRLYRNYNAARSGMDARQKNWKPRWYMPNLGKDTVRRAGKFLVVYDARDRVRGYAVYDIQAGRTVVTEVCGKDREALASIGKTIARRAKRAGAEEVLFHLPCDDPFISLCIPLGCTCLIAYPFNQSAMGRIIHLNRLMKKLLPVFQKRWAHSELNWTGEFAIDTDIGRVGFEISESDIVMTDVGGRAQVSMPQMALTQLVMGYRQVVDIAYNDGIKISRQLLPVLDILFPKGNPYMWWTDRF; encoded by the coding sequence ATGGCTGCATTGAGAACCGCGATTGAAGACCGCAAAAGCCGGTGGCAGATCAGTCTGTTGTTGGACGAGCAGGCTGTCAGTGGTCTCGGTGTGGTAAAAAAACACATGCAGATCGATTCTGCTGTTGTAAAAATGGGTGGCATTGCCGGTGTATGGACGGATTCCAATCATCGCCGGAAAGGATATGCCAGTCAGGCCATGTGGGAATCGATTGCACTGATGGAGCGCCAGAACTGCGACATGAGCATTTTGTTTGGCATTGACGATTTTTACCATCGATATGGGTATGCCGTGGTATTTGCCGATCAGTCTATGTGGTTGAAAACATCGCAATTATTGTCGCTGAACGGCCCTTTGAAAGCGCGGAGAGGGCGCAGGGCTGATCACGAGGCAATGCGCCGATTGTACAGAAATTACAATGCCGCACGCTCAGGCATGGACGCACGTCAAAAGAACTGGAAGCCGAGATGGTATATGCCAAACCTGGGCAAAGATACGGTTCGCCGTGCGGGAAAATTTCTGGTGGTGTATGACGCTCGGGACCGGGTGCGCGGATATGCAGTTTACGACATACAGGCGGGGCGCACCGTGGTAACAGAAGTCTGCGGAAAGGACCGCGAAGCACTTGCCTCTATCGGGAAAACCATCGCAAGACGAGCAAAACGTGCGGGCGCAGAAGAAGTACTCTTTCATCTGCCTTGCGATGATCCATTTATCTCGCTGTGCATACCCCTGGGATGTACGTGTTTGATCGCGTATCCGTTTAATCAAAGCGCAATGGGACGCATTATCCATCTGAATCGTCTAATGAAAAAATTGCTGCCCGTATTCCAAAAACGATGGGCGCACTCAGAATTGAATTGGACAGGTGAATTTGCCATTGATACAGACATTGGGCGCGTGGGCTTCGAGATTTCCGAATCGGATATTGTCATGACCGATGTTGGTGGCCGTGCCCAGGTGTCAATGCCTCAAATGGCGTTGACACAACTGGTAATGGGGTATCGACAGGTAGTAGATATTGCTTATAATGATGGAATAAAAATATCCAGACAACTGCTACCTGTGCTGGATATCCTGTTTCCCAAAGGCAATCCTTATATGTGGTGGACAGATCGATTTTAG
- a CDS encoding TauD/TfdA family dioxygenase, protein MLNKQITDARAWTADTIDASSDWYYPLSESYLSALDSEVQKHADAISDLRVSDAIACAPCLQPVSEALQIGRGFAIIERLPVEHYTRDEARAAYWMIGQCLGVPFEQNIEGTLLYDVRDTGRDVKSGARFSVTNAESSFHTDGAFGTQVPEIVGLLCIKTARSGGRSQLISACAVHNILHQQAPNVLNALYSSFYFDRRGQYLPNEAPVKKTPVFSWDKQTLMMRYLHYYIQVGHREAGVPLTPEQERALQTVEDILKHPEMCVEFDLAPGQMLFTNNNWILHNRTAFEDHPDPDQRRHYVRLWLMQKDSVDGCIENRD, encoded by the coding sequence ATGTTAAACAAACAAATAACAGACGCCCGTGCGTGGACTGCTGATACAATTGATGCGTCTTCTGACTGGTATTACCCCCTGTCTGAAAGCTATTTGTCTGCGCTCGACAGCGAAGTGCAAAAACATGCGGACGCAATATCTGATCTTCGCGTCTCCGACGCCATCGCTTGTGCGCCGTGTCTCCAGCCCGTCTCAGAGGCATTGCAAATCGGACGCGGATTTGCCATCATCGAGCGCCTGCCTGTAGAACATTACACACGAGACGAAGCGCGAGCCGCATATTGGATGATTGGACAGTGTTTGGGCGTACCCTTTGAACAAAATATCGAAGGCACGCTACTCTACGACGTACGGGACACCGGGCGAGATGTAAAATCGGGCGCGCGTTTTTCTGTAACCAACGCAGAAAGTTCGTTTCACACAGATGGCGCATTCGGAACACAAGTACCCGAAATAGTCGGCCTGTTATGTATCAAAACCGCGCGATCGGGTGGGCGCAGTCAACTGATCAGTGCCTGTGCAGTACACAATATATTACACCAACAAGCGCCCAATGTTCTAAACGCGCTCTACTCATCTTTCTATTTTGACCGACGCGGACAATATCTCCCGAACGAAGCACCTGTAAAAAAGACCCCTGTGTTTTCCTGGGACAAACAAACACTAATGATGCGCTACCTGCATTATTATATCCAGGTGGGACATCGAGAAGCAGGAGTGCCACTCACGCCAGAACAAGAGCGCGCACTACAAACCGTTGAAGACATATTAAAGCATCCCGAAATGTGCGTGGAATTTGATCTCGCGCCTGGACAAATGCTATTTACCAACAACAACTGGATCCTGCACAATCGAACGGCATTTGAAGACCATCCAGATCCAGATCAAAGACGGCATTACGTGCGACTGTGGTTGATGCAAAAGGACAGTGTAGATGGCTGCATTGAGAACCGCGATTGA
- a CDS encoding NAD(P)-dependent oxidoreductase, with product MSTFTVGLLSPGDMGHVVGQVAIASGARVITCLNGRSERTRKLAEIAGIEDVPTYSDLVREASLVICILVPAAAESVAARVADALKETNEQIVYTDCNAIAPATTVRIGKIIENAGSVFVDAGIIGGPPRQPGGTRFYCSGPDTSVFEKLNDYGLDARKVGDEIGQASGLKMCYAAQTKGTTALQTELLIAARRMGLYEGLIAEWEMSQQDRLAGMERGLPGMPTKAKRWIGEMEEIAKTFGDLGLTPKIYEGAADMYRLVSETPLADEAPETRDRSRTLAQVINIFAEQSKSK from the coding sequence ATGTCAACCTTCACAGTTGGTTTACTCAGCCCCGGAGACATGGGACACGTCGTTGGACAAGTGGCAATCGCCTCTGGCGCCCGGGTAATAACCTGTCTCAATGGCCGCAGTGAGCGCACGCGCAAGCTCGCAGAAATAGCGGGAATCGAAGACGTACCCACATATTCCGACCTCGTGCGCGAAGCTTCACTCGTAATATGCATTCTCGTCCCCGCAGCAGCAGAATCGGTAGCCGCTCGCGTGGCTGACGCCCTGAAAGAAACGAATGAACAAATTGTATATACCGATTGCAATGCAATAGCTCCGGCAACAACCGTGCGCATTGGCAAAATAATCGAAAACGCGGGCAGTGTATTTGTCGATGCGGGTATTATCGGCGGACCGCCGCGTCAGCCTGGAGGCACGCGGTTTTACTGTTCGGGACCAGACACATCGGTCTTTGAAAAACTGAACGACTACGGGCTGGACGCGCGAAAAGTAGGCGATGAAATCGGACAGGCGTCGGGCTTGAAAATGTGCTATGCCGCGCAGACCAAAGGAACGACCGCGCTACAAACGGAATTGCTCATCGCCGCGCGGCGCATGGGCCTGTACGAAGGATTGATCGCAGAGTGGGAAATGAGTCAGCAAGACCGGTTGGCGGGCATGGAGCGGGGCTTGCCGGGAATGCCGACCAAAGCAAAGCGGTGGATAGGTGAAATGGAGGAAATCGCCAAAACCTTTGGCGATTTGGGACTCACGCCCAAAATATACGAAGGCGCAGCAGACATGTATCGCCTCGTCAGTGAAACACCACTGGCAGACGAAGCACCCGAAACGCGAGACAGGAGCCGAACACTCGCGCAGGTCATCAATATCTTTGCCGAGCAATCAAAAAGTAAATAG
- a CDS encoding glycosyltransferase family 4 protein encodes MSSKNNFRILFLARRYPPSVGGIQTHCYNLYHRLMEMCSVKLVALGRDSLLHLIWFVPYAFLISFCCVIFRRVDAIYFSDGVICSIAPFLRLFTRVRFVVTIYGLEMTFSNPIFSRMMRFGVSFCDRVAVISQITRELSIQAGVPAEKIDIIYLGIDPPSIPRAQREALKARFEAEHGVQFGRDKIVLNFGRQVPRKGVAKFLACGVPLLDRDIKLIVSGSGPDAERIREIWEENGLQDRVLLLYLSDEELGFIRGAADLFLMPNVPYPNDVEGFGITHLECMHDGTPVVAFAVDALTESVSKGGYLIPSNDYQAFVDQIHAFFQLPATEREEIEREAREYVRSGFTWDKTAVEYFDLFVR; translated from the coding sequence ATGTCTTCTAAAAACAACTTCCGCATCCTTTTTCTCGCGCGTCGCTATCCGCCCAGTGTGGGGGGTATTCAGACGCATTGTTATAATCTCTATCATCGTTTGATGGAGATGTGTTCGGTTAAACTGGTCGCACTGGGCAGAGATTCGCTTTTGCATCTGATCTGGTTCGTGCCTTATGCGTTTCTGATATCATTTTGTTGTGTTATTTTCAGGCGGGTTGATGCGATTTATTTTAGCGATGGCGTGATTTGTTCTATTGCGCCATTTCTGAGGTTGTTCACGCGCGTGCGTTTTGTGGTGACTATTTACGGTTTGGAGATGACGTTTTCCAATCCGATATTTAGCCGCATGATGCGCTTTGGTGTTTCGTTTTGTGACAGGGTGGCTGTTATCAGTCAAATTACCAGAGAACTTTCCATTCAGGCTGGTGTGCCCGCTGAAAAAATTGATATTATTTATCTCGGTATCGATCCGCCCAGTATTCCCAGGGCGCAGCGCGAGGCTCTCAAAGCGCGATTTGAAGCCGAACACGGTGTTCAATTTGGACGGGACAAAATTGTTCTGAATTTTGGCAGGCAAGTGCCCCGGAAAGGCGTGGCTAAATTTTTGGCATGCGGCGTGCCTTTGCTCGACCGAGATATCAAACTGATCGTGAGCGGTTCTGGGCCAGATGCCGAGCGCATTCGCGAGATTTGGGAAGAAAACGGTCTTCAAGATCGGGTGTTGTTGCTTTATCTGAGCGATGAAGAATTGGGATTTATTAGAGGCGCAGCCGATCTTTTTCTTATGCCCAATGTGCCCTATCCCAACGATGTGGAGGGGTTTGGCATTACCCATCTCGAATGTATGCACGATGGTACGCCCGTGGTTGCTTTTGCTGTGGATGCGCTTACGGAGAGTGTTAGCAAGGGGGGGTATCTCATCCCGTCCAATGATTATCAGGCGTTTGTCGATCAGATTCACGCTTTTTTTCAATTGCCCGCAACAGAGCGCGAGGAAATAGAACGCGAAGCCCGCGAGTATGTGCGTTCTGGGTTTACGTGGGATAAGACTGCTGTAGAATATTTCGATCTTTTTGTGCGTTGA
- a CDS encoding thiamine pyrophosphate-binding protein, which translates to MTGADVLIQSLKAQGVDTLTGMPGNQNIHLYDAVLRAGGIRHLLIRHEQGATLIANGYARASGRVGVALTVPGPGSTNASTGLVDAHTDCVPVLLITGGTEVAFDGRDRAKCFHGLDQASFFKSITHFFARPRSVAEIPDAVVGAFKALRAPRPGPAVIEIPTDVAAEEGMADIPPVVEGDRLCPDSVDIDRVAEVLRAAKRPAILAGSAVIHANATDALRSLAEDLNIPVVYTRLGKGVMPDGHPLTVGHCSAQAGKTILGSADLLLAIGCRFTQIDTRSWSLPLPERKVQLDPDPRELGREYPIEAGAAGDLALSIPQLVEVVGDYTADWGDFVDRTRAEAGANRAPVPIMGVTRKSLPDDAIIVVDVTSIGYRAFDEYPITVPRTFLYPSHSVTLGFAVPAAIGAKLACPDQQVVAFCGDGGFQMTASELATAAEHGVETVSVVSNDGSLSAIRGAQAQAFNGRVIDTDMKTPRLADLARSLGARGIRVDDPDRFEAVFADTLGLEGPTVIEVMMEEQRDYLISRVPWLYPE; encoded by the coding sequence ATGACTGGTGCTGATGTTCTTATCCAGAGTCTGAAAGCGCAGGGTGTTGATACGCTTACGGGTATGCCCGGCAATCAGAATATTCACCTTTACGACGCGGTGCTGCGCGCCGGTGGTATTCGCCACCTGCTCATCCGCCACGAACAGGGCGCGACTTTGATTGCGAATGGGTATGCGCGTGCTTCTGGGCGCGTTGGTGTCGCGCTTACTGTTCCGGGTCCCGGTTCGACAAATGCTTCTACGGGTCTGGTGGATGCCCATACGGATTGCGTTCCCGTGCTGTTGATTACCGGGGGTACAGAGGTGGCTTTTGACGGGCGGGATCGCGCCAAGTGTTTTCACGGTCTGGATCAAGCGTCTTTTTTTAAGTCGATTACGCACTTTTTTGCGCGTCCCAGGTCTGTTGCTGAAATTCCCGATGCGGTTGTCGGTGCGTTCAAGGCACTGCGCGCTCCGCGCCCCGGTCCTGCGGTTATTGAAATACCGACCGATGTCGCCGCAGAGGAGGGGATGGCGGATATTCCACCTGTAGTTGAGGGGGACCGCCTTTGTCCCGATAGTGTGGATATTGACCGCGTGGCTGAGGTGCTTCGCGCAGCAAAACGCCCGGCTATTCTGGCGGGTAGTGCGGTTATTCACGCCAATGCCACCGATGCGCTCCGTTCTCTCGCAGAGGATCTCAATATTCCCGTTGTTTATACCCGTCTTGGAAAGGGGGTTATGCCAGATGGCCATCCCCTGACTGTGGGGCATTGTTCGGCACAGGCGGGCAAGACGATTCTCGGCAGTGCCGATTTGCTTCTCGCGATAGGCTGTCGCTTTACGCAGATCGATACGCGGAGCTGGTCACTTCCTCTGCCGGAGCGCAAGGTTCAACTCGATCCCGATCCGCGAGAGCTTGGGCGCGAGTATCCGATTGAAGCGGGTGCTGCGGGCGATCTGGCGCTGTCGATTCCCCAGCTTGTCGAGGTGGTGGGTGATTATACGGCGGATTGGGGCGATTTTGTCGATCGCACGCGGGCCGAAGCCGGGGCCAACCGCGCGCCAGTGCCCATTATGGGGGTTACGCGCAAGTCGCTTCCAGATGATGCGATTATTGTGGTGGATGTTACGTCTATTGGGTATCGCGCGTTTGACGAGTATCCGATTACTGTGCCGCGCACGTTTCTCTATCCCAGTCATTCGGTTACGCTGGGTTTTGCGGTTCCCGCTGCTATTGGCGCGAAGCTCGCGTGTCCAGATCAGCAGGTTGTCGCGTTTTGTGGCGATGGCGGGTTTCAGATGACGGCGAGCGAGCTCGCTACTGCGGCCGAACACGGCGTTGAGACAGTTTCGGTTGTTTCCAATGATGGCAGTCTTTCGGCGATTCGCGGTGCGCAGGCGCAGGCTTTTAATGGTCGGGTGATCGATACGGATATGAAGACGCCTCGTCTTGCAGATCTGGCGCGGTCTCTGGGTGCACGGGGGATCCGCGTGGATGATCCCGACCGTTTTGAAGCGGTTTTTGCCGATACTCTGGGGCTGGAAGGTCCTACTGTGATTGAGGTGATGATGGAGGAACAACGCGATTATCTCATCAGCCGCGTGCCGTGGCTTTACCCGGAATAG
- a CDS encoding UTP--glucose-1-phosphate uridylyltransferase yields MEIEKVVIPVAGLGTSLLPATKSQPKEMLPVGRKPVVQYVVEEVIEQGLKKILFVTGKDKRTIEDHFDRDPELQNYLSESDHTLDELDYEREGVKFFYTRQIIPSGHITPAGIGDAISRAEDFVAGEPFVVAFGDTIIKSGNHAGLLRRMIKSHCENGSSCTIAVVEVPGGEENQYGIVEPVNGESEDDFEIAHIVEKPAPENAPSNLGVAARYIFNPEIFTALKRTSPSYRGKLELTDAISTLIKMGHTVRCIKLYPEELRYDIGDFESYFKSFIDFSLFDQRYGYLLRQYLQKRLRQF; encoded by the coding sequence ATGGAGATTGAAAAAGTCGTTATTCCGGTTGCCGGTTTGGGCACGAGTCTGTTGCCTGCGACCAAATCTCAACCCAAAGAGATGTTGCCCGTGGGGAGAAAACCCGTGGTTCAGTATGTGGTTGAAGAGGTGATTGAGCAGGGGTTAAAGAAGATACTCTTTGTGACGGGAAAGGATAAGCGCACGATAGAAGATCATTTTGACCGGGATCCGGAATTGCAGAATTATCTCTCGGAGAGCGATCACACACTCGATGAACTCGATTATGAAAGAGAAGGGGTCAAATTTTTCTATACGCGACAAATTATTCCTTCCGGTCACATTACGCCCGCGGGCATAGGCGATGCCATTAGCAGGGCTGAGGACTTTGTTGCCGGCGAGCCATTTGTGGTCGCGTTTGGCGATACGATTATCAAGTCGGGCAATCATGCGGGTCTCTTGCGGCGGATGATCAAATCGCACTGCGAAAATGGGTCCAGTTGTACTATTGCGGTTGTTGAAGTGCCCGGGGGCGAAGAGAACCAGTACGGTATTGTCGAGCCTGTGAACGGCGAGTCTGAAGACGATTTTGAAATCGCGCATATTGTGGAGAAGCCCGCTCCGGAAAATGCACCGAGCAATCTCGGCGTGGCCGCGCGTTATATTTTTAATCCCGAAATTTTTACTGCTCTCAAACGCACATCTCCCAGTTACAGAGGCAAGCTCGAGCTTACAGATGCGATTTCGACGCTTATTAAAATGGGACATACTGTTCGCTGTATCAAGTTGTATCCCGAAGAATTGCGCTATGATATTGGCGATTTTGAATCGTATTTCAAATCCTTTATCGATTTTTCCCTTTTCGATCAGCGCTATGGGTACCTTCTCCGCCAGTACCTGCAAAAGCGCCTGAGACAATTCTAA
- a CDS encoding PBP1A family penicillin-binding protein, with protein MIRIDKIRPYIDRIIHWIRPHLFRMAIYCVICAVGYLGIAAAVIYAYKDGLPSFDKLEDVDPAQTTNIFSRDGVELKKFWVQRRDPIAFEQLPRAVIDALIVTEDQRFWGHWGVSVPDIIRVVFRNVYTSGTLKGHGASTLTQQLARNIFLTLDPTWTRKIQEQLTAVLLERTYTKREIITMYFNQMYFGNSAYGIQTAARRFFGKDVERLTLDEGALLVGLLKGPTPYSPIYHPERSLDRRNNVVLYNMRGSGKITAAAYDSIAQRPIVLKEVREETGEAPYFTEDIRKYLEYTYGLSVLYDGATVTTTLDSRLQEIAEDVVSQNLMERIKDRVAANWKRNPPGAAFFAKIKTHQDTLANLVLQGALVALDPHTGHVLAMVGGRDFEESKFNRATQALRQPGSSFKPFIYTAAVDKGHTPTWRLPDTAVSIKMFDGTYWQPENYDRKFLGWMTMREGLAGSRNVVTTQVLEKVGPQTVVDYAMRMGIDSQVQPVLSLGMGTSEVKLLELVSAYGTLANKGIRVTPVSILKIEDKNGNVLEENVQGREQVVLSEESAAVTVNLMRSVLDMRAGENYAVLTGTGRIARTAFGFRRPAAGKTGTTQEYADAWFIGFTPQIVCGVWVGFDSKVSMGSRMSGAAVALPIWAEFMRRAHTMLQLPVEDFVLPEDIPKVEVCGETYQVASIYCSRRYTEVFKPGTEPRRPCPVHTSNPQSLPSPSQPKKPRTKREYQF; from the coding sequence ATGATCAGGATAGATAAGATAAGACCCTATATTGATCGTATAATCCATTGGATAAGGCCCCATCTTTTCCGTATGGCGATCTATTGTGTGATTTGCGCGGTGGGGTATTTGGGCATTGCTGCTGCGGTGATTTACGCGTACAAGGATGGTTTGCCGTCTTTTGATAAGTTAGAGGATGTGGATCCCGCGCAGACGACTAATATTTTTTCTCGAGATGGGGTCGAGTTGAAGAAGTTCTGGGTGCAGAGGCGCGATCCCATTGCGTTTGAGCAGTTGCCGCGTGCTGTGATTGATGCTCTGATTGTTACGGAAGATCAGCGTTTTTGGGGGCACTGGGGTGTGAGTGTTCCCGATATTATCCGCGTGGTGTTCCGCAATGTTTATACATCGGGTACTTTGAAAGGGCACGGTGCGAGTACGCTGACACAACAATTGGCGCGCAATATTTTTTTGACGCTGGATCCAACATGGACGCGCAAAATTCAGGAGCAGTTGACTGCCGTGCTCTTGGAGCGCACCTATACCAAGCGCGAAATTATTACGATGTATTTTAATCAGATGTATTTTGGCAATAGTGCGTACGGTATTCAGACGGCTGCGCGTCGTTTTTTCGGGAAGGATGTCGAGCGTTTGACGCTGGATGAGGGGGCGTTGTTGGTCGGGCTTTTGAAGGGACCAACGCCCTATTCTCCGATTTACCATCCCGAGCGCTCGCTGGATAGGCGCAATAATGTGGTGTTGTACAATATGCGGGGGTCGGGTAAGATTACGGCGGCAGCATACGATTCGATTGCGCAGCGTCCGATTGTTTTGAAGGAGGTCCGAGAGGAGACGGGAGAGGCGCCCTATTTTACAGAGGATATCCGCAAGTATTTGGAATATACCTATGGGCTGAGTGTGCTTTACGATGGCGCGACTGTTACTACGACGCTGGATAGCAGGTTGCAGGAGATTGCAGAAGATGTGGTGTCGCAAAACTTGATGGAGCGGATAAAAGATCGCGTGGCTGCCAATTGGAAGCGCAATCCCCCGGGTGCGGCTTTTTTTGCGAAGATTAAGACGCATCAGGATACGCTGGCGAATCTGGTGTTGCAGGGGGCGCTGGTCGCGCTGGATCCGCATACGGGACATGTTTTGGCGATGGTGGGTGGGCGCGATTTTGAAGAGAGTAAGTTCAATCGTGCAACGCAGGCGTTGCGTCAGCCCGGGTCTTCTTTTAAGCCTTTTATTTATACGGCTGCGGTTGATAAGGGCCATACGCCTACGTGGCGGTTGCCCGATACGGCTGTGTCGATTAAGATGTTCGACGGGACGTATTGGCAGCCGGAGAATTACGACCGAAAATTTTTGGGGTGGATGACGATGCGCGAGGGGCTTGCGGGTTCTCGCAATGTGGTGACGACTCAGGTGTTGGAAAAGGTGGGGCCGCAGACGGTGGTGGATTACGCGATGAGGATGGGTATTGACTCGCAGGTTCAACCGGTTTTGTCTTTGGGGATGGGTACGAGTGAGGTCAAGTTGCTGGAATTGGTGTCGGCTTATGGCACGCTGGCGAATAAGGGTATTCGGGTGACGCCGGTGTCGATTTTGAAGATTGAGGATAAGAATGGGAATGTGCTCGAGGAGAATGTGCAGGGGCGCGAACAGGTGGTGTTGAGTGAAGAGTCTGCGGCTGTGACTGTGAATCTGATGCGGTCGGTTCTGGATATGCGGGCGGGTGAAAATTACGCGGTTTTGACAGGTACGGGACGGATTGCGCGCACGGCTTTTGGTTTTCGCCGTCCAGCAGCGGGGAAGACGGGTACGACGCAGGAGTATGCCGATGCGTGGTTTATCGGGTTTACGCCGCAGATTGTGTGTGGGGTTTGGGTGGGGTTCGATTCCAAGGTGTCGATGGGTAGCCGAATGTCGGGTGCGGCTGTGGCGTTGCCGATTTGGGCGGAGTTTATGAGGCGCGCGCACACGATGCTCCAGTTGCCGGTTGAAGATTTTGTATTGCCAGAAGATATTCCAAAGGTGGAGGTTTGTGGGGAGACATACCAGGTGGCGTCTATTTATTGTTCCAGGCGCTATACGGAGGTGTTTAAGCCGGGTACAGAACCTAGGCGTCCGTGTCCTGTGCATACTTCGAATCCGCAGTCTTTGCCCTCGCCCAGTCAACCGAAAAAGCCGAGGACTAAGCGGGAATATCAGTTTTGA